A region of the Kaistia geumhonensis genome:
TATGGCGAGGGCTTCAATCCGGTGATGAGCGCCGAGGAGCGCGCGGGCTATCACGACGAGACGACCAATCTCGCGCCCTTCGCCGAGCATGCCCGTCTGCTGCGCTGGGCGGAGACGGTCGTCTTCGTCTATCCGACCTGGTGGTATGGGCCGCCGGCGATGCTCAAAGGCTGGCTGGAGCGCGTGATGGTGCCGGGCTTCGCGTTCAAGATGCCGACGAAGCATCGGGGCTCGCGGCCCAATCTCACCAATATCCGCCGCCTGCTCGTGTTCACCACCTGCGGCGCGACGCCCTTCGTCAGCTGGATCATGGGCCAGCCGGGCCGCAAGACTCTGCTGCGCGGCTTCCGGTCGGTCTGCCATGTCCGCTGCCGCACCGGCTTCATGGCGCTCTACAAGATGGACAGCGTCAGCGAAGAGGCAAGGCGCCGCCACCTCGCCCGCGTCCGGCGCACCGTGCTCGCGCTCCGATCCTGATCGAGGGGGCGGCCTCCCCGCCCCTCGTCCCGCGCAGCCCTCCGCCAGCGGCGCGGCTGAAAAGCGTCAACGCTGCCTGCAAGGGTCGCAGCCTCTCCCCGCCCGACATGGCCAATCGATTTGAACGCGATCCACCGGGAGGCTAAGACAAGGCCGGGAGGACCGGCGGGAGCGGAGGCGTCCGCCGGCCGGTCGAGATATCCGCCGCGACGGAGGAGGGAGCGAATGCCGCTCGAACATGCGGACGAGAATCCGCGCATTCCCTATCAGTATCCGAACCCGCCCGATGCGCTTGCGGAGATCGTGATCCCGAAGGCGATTCCGGAGGACGACCGGCTTTGGGTGCCGCAGGCCGACAATGTCTGGTTCCGGCCGCTCTGCCTCAACCGCTCGCAGGGCTACTGGATGAACCTCCTGAAGGTCCGGAAGGCCGGCGTGCTGTCGCGACACCGCCATCCGCAGTCGGTGCACGGCTTCGTGCTGAAGGGCCGCTGGCACTATCTCGAGCATGACTGGATGGCCGAGGAAGGCAGCTACGTCTTCGAGCCGCCGGGCGAGACGCACACGCTCGTGGTGCCGGAGGGCGTCGAGGAAATGATCACCTATTTCCAGGTCAACGGCATCATGTACTACGTCGACCCGTGGGGGAGGCCGCTCGGCTACGAGGACGTCTTCACCAAGATCGACATGTGCCGCCGCCATTTCGCGGATGTCGGCCTCGGCGCGGATTTCGCCGACCAGTTCATCCGCTGACGGCCTCCCGCCGCCCTCCACCCGAAAGACAGGTCAACGCATGGGCTTCTGGCCAACGGACTGCTTCGCCGGCAGACGGATCCTCGTCGTCGGCGGCACGTCGGGGATCGGCGCAGCCATCGCCGACGCCTTCCTCGCCGAGCGTGCCGAGGTCGTCGTCACCGGCGCGACCGAAGGCGAGGTCGCGGCCGTTCCGCCGCGCGCGGGCCTCTCGGCGCGGCGGCTCGACATCCGCGACGGCGAGGCGGTGAAGGCCTTCGTCGGCGGCCTCGGCTGGCTGGATCACCTCGTGAACTGCGCCGGGGTCATCCGACGCGGCGAGGAGCTGGATCCGGAGGTCTTTGCCGCCGTCATCGACATCAACCTGACCGGTGCGATGCGCGTCGCGGCGGCGGCGCGGCCGCTGCTCGCCGAGGCGAAGGGCACGATCACCAACACGGCATCGATGCTCGCCTTTTTCGGCGGCGGCCTCGTGCCAGGCTATGCCGCCTCCAAGGGCGGCATTGCGCAGATGACCAAGTCGCTCGCCATCGCCTATGCCGGGGACGGCATCCGCGTCAACGCGATCGCGCCCGGCTGGATCGCGACGCCGCTGACCAAGGCGCTGCGAGACGACCCGCAGCGGAGCGAGGCGATCCTCTCCCGCACCGCGCTGAAGCGCTGGGGCGAGCCGGCCGACCTCGCTGGCGGCGTCCTCTACCTCGCCTCGCCCATCGCCTCCTACGTCACCGGAACGGTGCTGGTCATCGACGGCGGCTACATGGCCGTCTGACGGCCGGGCGTCTCTTCTTTGCTCCCGCCGCCCCGTCAGCCGAACCGCCGCAACCGCACCAGCAGCGCCAGGGACATGACGGCCAGGGCCGCCCAGGTCAGCACATAGACGAGGTGGTTGTTGGCGAAGCGCACGACCGTGAGGCCCGTGACCGGGCCGTCCGGCTCGGGCGGGGTGACCTCGAAGGCGTCGACGAAATAGGGCGCGACATTGGCGAGGCCCGCCGCGCTGGCCATCGCCGCGACGTCGCGCGAGTACCAGCGCCCGGCTGCCGGATCGTTGCTGCGCAGGAAACCGCCGCCGGGCTCGGTCATGCGAAGGAGGCCGGTCACGGTGACCGGACCCCGCGGCGCGTGCGCGGCCTCGGGCGGAAGTGCCGGCACGAAGCCGCGATTGACATAGACCGTGAAGCCGGCGTCCGTTTCCAGCGGCGCCAGCAGCCAGTAGCCCGGCCCGCGCTCCGTCACTGCCTTCACCGGGGTTCCGGGATAGGCCAGATAGCGACCCGTCACGTGAACGCGGCGATATTCGTCGCCGGAGCGAGTGATCGACGGCCAGGCCGCGGGCGGCGGCGGGGCGACGGGTTCGGCATGGATGCGCGCCTCGACGCGCGCGATGAGGGCGAGCTTCTCCGACCGCCGCTCGACCTGCCAGACCGCGAGGCCGGCGAAGACCAGCGTCGCGACGAGGAGGAAGAGCGCCAGCGCGCGCCGCCTGCCCCGCCCCGCAGCCGGCGCCTCGCTCACGGCATCTGGCTCATGTCGTGGCCGGGCATCATGTTGACGTTGAGATGGTACATGACCCAGAGCGAGCCCGTCAGCGCGATCACCACGATGATGATCGTGAAGATGAGCGCCAGCATCGTCCAGCCACCCTCCGAACGGGCGTTCATATGGAGGAAGAACACCATATGGACGACGATCTGCACGATGGCGAAGCCGAGCACGACGATGGCCGTCGCCGTCGGGCTGGCGAAGACGCCGCCCATGACCAGCCAGAACGGGATCGCGGTCAGGACGACCGAGAGCAGGAAGCCGATCACATAGCCCTTGAGCGAGCCATGCGGCTCGCTCTCGTCATGATGGGCATGCGGCGCGTCGGCGGCCGCGGCGTGGACGTCGGTGCTCATCGCAGCATTCCCAGGAGATAGACGACGGTGAAAACGCCGATCCAGATCACGTCGAGGAAGTGCCAGAACAGCGAGAGGCACATCAGCCGGCGGCGATTGGCGGCGACGAGGCCGTAGCGGCCGAGCTGGACCATCAGCGTCACCAGCCAGACGAGGCCGAAGGTGACGTGCAGGCCATGCGTGCCGACCAGCGTGAAGAAGGCGGAGAGGAAGGCGCTGCGCTGCGGCGTCGCGCCCTCGGCGATCATGTGGTGGAACTCGTAGAGCTCGATCGAGAGGAAGGCGAGGCCGAACAGCGCCGTCACCGCGAGCCACAGCTGCGTCGGTCGCACCTGGCCCCGCGCCATGGCCAGCATCGCGAAGCCATAGGTGATCGAGGAAAAGAGCAGCATGGCCGTGTTGAGGGCGACCAGCGGCAGGTCGAACAGATCCTTCGGCGAGGGCCCGGCCGCGAAATTGCCGCCGAGCACGCCATAGGCGGCGAACAGCATCGCGAAGATGAGACAGTCGCTCATCAGATAGACCCAGAAGCCGAGCATCGTGCTGCCGCCCTCGGCATGCGCATGTTCGTCCTCGAGGTGGAACACGGGCGCCTCGCCCGCTGTC
Encoded here:
- a CDS encoding NAD(P)H-dependent oxidoreductase → MNVLVVYCHPSSGSFTAAVRDTVIAALGEAGHAFAEIDLYGEGFNPVMSAEERAGYHDETTNLAPFAEHARLLRWAETVVFVYPTWWYGPPAMLKGWLERVMVPGFAFKMPTKHRGSRPNLTNIRRLLVFTTCGATPFVSWIMGQPGRKTLLRGFRSVCHVRCRTGFMALYKMDSVSEEARRRHLARVRRTVLALRS
- a CDS encoding 2,4'-dihydroxyacetophenone dioxygenase family protein, with protein sequence MPLEHADENPRIPYQYPNPPDALAEIVIPKAIPEDDRLWVPQADNVWFRPLCLNRSQGYWMNLLKVRKAGVLSRHRHPQSVHGFVLKGRWHYLEHDWMAEEGSYVFEPPGETHTLVVPEGVEEMITYFQVNGIMYYVDPWGRPLGYEDVFTKIDMCRRHFADVGLGADFADQFIR
- a CDS encoding SDR family NAD(P)-dependent oxidoreductase; amino-acid sequence: MGFWPTDCFAGRRILVVGGTSGIGAAIADAFLAERAEVVVTGATEGEVAAVPPRAGLSARRLDIRDGEAVKAFVGGLGWLDHLVNCAGVIRRGEELDPEVFAAVIDINLTGAMRVAAAARPLLAEAKGTITNTASMLAFFGGGLVPGYAASKGGIAQMTKSLAIAYAGDGIRVNAIAPGWIATPLTKALRDDPQRSEAILSRTALKRWGEPADLAGGVLYLASPIASYVTGTVLVIDGGYMAV
- a CDS encoding SURF1 family protein, with product MSEAPAAGRGRRRALALFLLVATLVFAGLAVWQVERRSEKLALIARVEARIHAEPVAPPPPAAWPSITRSGDEYRRVHVTGRYLAYPGTPVKAVTERGPGYWLLAPLETDAGFTVYVNRGFVPALPPEAAHAPRGPVTVTGLLRMTEPGGGFLRSNDPAAGRWYSRDVAAMASAAGLANVAPYFVDAFEVTPPEPDGPVTGLTVVRFANNHLVYVLTWAALAVMSLALLVRLRRFG
- the cyoD gene encoding cytochrome o ubiquinol oxidase subunit IV produces the protein MSTDVHAAAADAPHAHHDESEPHGSLKGYVIGFLLSVVLTAIPFWLVMGGVFASPTATAIVVLGFAIVQIVVHMVFFLHMNARSEGGWTMLALIFTIIIVVIALTGSLWVMYHLNVNMMPGHDMSQMP
- the cyoC gene encoding cytochrome o ubiquinol oxidase subunit III, with the protein product MTSIATATTAGEAPVFHLEDEHAHAEGGSTMLGFWVYLMSDCLIFAMLFAAYGVLGGNFAAGPSPKDLFDLPLVALNTAMLLFSSITYGFAMLAMARGQVRPTQLWLAVTALFGLAFLSIELYEFHHMIAEGATPQRSAFLSAFFTLVGTHGLHVTFGLVWLVTLMVQLGRYGLVAANRRRLMCLSLFWHFLDVIWIGVFTVVYLLGMLR